One Dialister invisus DSM 15470 genomic region harbors:
- a CDS encoding basic amino acid ABC transporter substrate-binding protein, with the protein MFNKKMKAWLAVGALAAVLAVSGCGGNGDKAKSGDAAKSGVPSIVRVGAETTFPPFEFTKDDKYVGFDLDLAEAVIKQMGSKMEFKSMGFDALIPAVQSGQIDMIASGLSANPEREKQVAFSDVYFDKNGFVIIVNKDNDSLKDWADLEGKKVGAQVGTEPVKMIQEAKGEVKQLDSNAQAFMELRAKTLDAFVVDQPVAMFYMKQGGSEDLKIVGTPKTDVGFVFAMKKENKELQAAVNKALKELKANGEYDKIFEKWFGKAEK; encoded by the coding sequence ATGTTCAATAAAAAGATGAAAGCATGGCTGGCGGTAGGAGCACTGGCAGCTGTATTGGCAGTATCGGGCTGCGGTGGAAATGGAGATAAGGCAAAAAGTGGTGATGCTGCGAAATCAGGCGTGCCGTCTATCGTTCGTGTAGGGGCTGAAACCACTTTTCCGCCTTTTGAATTTACAAAGGATGATAAGTACGTGGGATTTGACCTGGATCTGGCAGAAGCCGTCATTAAGCAGATGGGCAGCAAGATGGAGTTTAAGAGTATGGGGTTTGATGCTCTGATTCCCGCGGTCCAGAGCGGACAGATTGACATGATCGCATCCGGACTTTCAGCAAACCCGGAACGTGAAAAACAGGTCGCTTTTTCTGATGTATACTTTGATAAAAATGGCTTCGTTATCATTGTTAATAAGGACAATGACAGTCTGAAAGACTGGGCGGATCTGGAAGGCAAGAAGGTGGGGGCCCAGGTAGGGACGGAACCGGTCAAGATGATTCAGGAAGCAAAAGGCGAAGTGAAACAGCTTGACTCCAACGCCCAGGCATTTATGGAACTCCGTGCGAAGACATTAGATGCTTTTGTTGTTGATCAGCCGGTGGCTATGTTCTATATGAAGCAAGGCGGTTCTGAAGACTTGAAGATCGTCGGTACGCCAAAGACAGATGTAGGATTTGTTTTTGCTATGAAGAAAGAAAATAAAGAATTGCAGGCGGCAGTGAATAAAGCGCTGAAGGAATTAAAAGCAAACGGTGAATATGACAAGATTTTTGAAAAATGGTTCGGTAAAGCGGAAAAATAA
- a CDS encoding ArnT family glycosyltransferase, whose protein sequence is MKNKNAFLIFVFALLLYGLFSDIIPLIDPDEPVYGETAKEMLLTGDWLSPRIYGEYWYDKPPLFYWLDAVSFSIFGVSTFAARFPSAIIGACTASYLYLFTRKLIGEKPALTGAFICATSLEIIVLARSAVTDTTLVFALTVALISFLRKEYIPAYMACGFAFLTKGPIGFGFPALIVALWMMITKSFTLKNIMALKWYWGIPLACLISFPWFIYMAMHHGPVFMDTFFGYHNLARFSSPEHVGKNHLWLFFIVLAAGFYPWTGSIPGIFRHFPEWRKDRTLLFFYVWTVFIFIFFSFSSTQLFSYILPMFPPLSLLAGKYMVNLEETGHISKLFLYTHLFFSLVTAGAIACAPIAPDAGKWSQWCVSAAMLAAGLIAAYFFKKGRFKDFLICQGFIVSCFVFSVWFTFGVTVTRLFTSESIALELKKNRPGNESVYIDAFYRPSVAFYGDIYGKILPKFDEENFEEAIKNREKGIILPTDSIDRDIEKGAYILVQEKVYNRWPKTQKAGLQLIWKKDTALFLRKES, encoded by the coding sequence ATGAAAAATAAAAATGCTTTTCTTATATTTGTATTTGCTCTCCTTTTGTATGGATTATTTTCGGACATCATTCCGCTCATAGATCCTGACGAACCTGTCTACGGTGAAACGGCAAAAGAAATGCTTCTCACAGGCGACTGGCTTTCCCCCCGTATTTACGGGGAATACTGGTATGATAAGCCGCCGCTTTTTTACTGGCTTGACGCGGTTTCCTTTTCTATTTTCGGCGTTTCTACTTTTGCCGCCAGATTTCCCTCGGCCATAATCGGTGCCTGTACCGCTTCTTACCTGTATCTTTTTACAAGAAAACTGATTGGAGAAAAACCGGCTCTTACAGGTGCTTTCATATGTGCCACTTCTCTGGAAATTATTGTTCTTGCCAGAAGTGCCGTTACTGATACGACTCTTGTTTTCGCACTGACAGTCGCTCTTATATCCTTTCTTCGCAAAGAATACATTCCTGCGTACATGGCATGCGGCTTTGCTTTTCTGACAAAGGGTCCCATCGGATTTGGATTCCCTGCACTCATCGTTGCTCTTTGGATGATGATTACCAAAAGCTTTACATTAAAAAACATTATGGCCCTGAAATGGTACTGGGGCATTCCCCTGGCCTGCCTCATCAGTTTTCCCTGGTTTATATACATGGCCATGCACCATGGCCCCGTTTTCATGGATACCTTCTTCGGCTATCATAACCTGGCCCGCTTTTCCAGTCCTGAGCATGTGGGGAAAAACCATCTGTGGCTGTTTTTTATCGTTTTAGCAGCAGGATTTTATCCATGGACCGGCTCTATCCCCGGTATATTCCGCCATTTCCCGGAATGGAGGAAAGATCGTACCCTTCTTTTCTTTTATGTATGGACTGTCTTCATATTTATTTTCTTTTCCTTTTCCTCTACGCAGCTCTTTTCCTATATTCTTCCCATGTTCCCTCCGCTCTCTCTTTTAGCAGGAAAATACATGGTGAATCTGGAGGAAACCGGACATATTTCGAAACTATTCCTTTATACCCATCTATTCTTTTCTCTTGTCACCGCAGGGGCCATTGCCTGCGCTCCGATTGCTCCTGATGCAGGCAAATGGAGCCAATGGTGCGTTTCTGCCGCTATGCTGGCGGCGGGACTGATTGCTGCTTACTTTTTCAAAAAGGGACGATTTAAAGATTTTCTTATTTGCCAGGGGTTCATTGTTTCATGCTTCGTTTTCTCCGTATGGTTCACCTTCGGCGTGACTGTCACACGGCTCTTCACATCAGAAAGTATCGCCCTGGAACTGAAAAAAAACCGTCCGGGAAATGAATCTGTATATATTGATGCATTCTATCGTCCTTCTGTGGCATTTTACGGAGATATTTACGGCAAGATCCTTCCTAAATTTGATGAAGAAAACTTTGAAGAAGCAATAAAAAACCGGGAAAAAGGAATTATTCTTCCGACAGACAGTATAGACAGAGATATAGAAAAAGGCGCTTACATCCTTGTACAGGAAAAAGTATACAATCGATGGCCTAAAACGCAGAAAGCAGGACTGCAACTGATTTGGAAAAAAGATACGGCGCTGTTTTTACGAAAAGAATCTTAA
- a CDS encoding uracil-DNA glycosylase, with product MINESIKNFIESLAEYHAENVFNPWADTNPDYEIENAVILRRRQLETYLSRRLSAAKLLLIAEACGYQGGHFTGIAMTCERMILGYHKTVTPMMILGKEGTRTSRKDSLFIKKEIQREKGFNEPTDTVAWSACLEAGLGPDEFILWNIFPFHPYKKGCFLSNRTPTDEELSVGLDYTRQLLEITGTLPIFAVGKKSEITLSAAGFSVIGLRHPANGGANIFRKGLKDNLPCS from the coding sequence ATGATAAACGAATCCATAAAGAATTTTATCGAATCTCTTGCAGAATATCATGCGGAAAATGTCTTCAACCCGTGGGCGGATACAAATCCTGACTATGAAATAGAAAACGCTGTCATTCTCCGCCGCCGGCAATTGGAAACCTACCTGAGCCGCCGCCTTTCGGCCGCTAAACTTCTCCTTATAGCAGAAGCCTGCGGATACCAGGGCGGCCACTTTACCGGTATTGCCATGACCTGCGAGCGGATGATCCTCGGCTATCACAAAACGGTAACCCCCATGATGATCCTTGGAAAAGAAGGAACACGGACAAGCAGAAAGGACAGCCTCTTCATAAAAAAAGAAATACAAAGAGAAAAAGGCTTCAACGAACCCACGGACACCGTTGCCTGGTCGGCATGCCTTGAAGCGGGACTTGGGCCTGATGAATTTATTCTTTGGAATATATTTCCTTTTCACCCTTATAAAAAAGGCTGTTTTCTTTCCAACCGCACCCCCACCGATGAAGAGCTGTCCGTCGGTCTGGATTATACCCGGCAGCTTTTGGAAATAACAGGAACCTTGCCCATCTTCGCAGTAGGGAAGAAAAGTGAAATCACTTTATCAGCCGCAGGTTTTTCCGTCATCGGTCTCCGCCACCCGGCTAACGGCGGCGCTAATATTTTCAGAAAAGGCTTAAAAGATAATCTCCCCTGCAGCTAA
- a CDS encoding ArnT family glycosyltransferase translates to MSTKKQKRERLQKAREETAKREFKYATAQTLIGIFALALMFFAWGSHLLPVTDPVESNYALTAKEMVLSGNWLSPQIYGHFWFDKPAMVYWLMSISYSLFGFTDFASRLPAAFCGAATITLLVWYIRRITKNNVVAVWSGIMLATSLEFWIISHAIITDSMLMLFTVPTLLSAYIGLMENNRRHMVIAYFSSGLACLSKGPVGLVLPGMLLLIWCGLMRNKKLFLRLFPWQGILIFFITALPWYACMYAIHGDPFIREFLGLHNIVRATSSEHPGDNHFYYYFLLLPFSLLPWTGLFFYEIKKQWKEKTSFYLFLMVWCFGTLLFYTLMATKYVTYTYIALVPAAVLAAHAAPDVTSGKKIPGLLAIIPFLLLLAALLAGTFFFPDSQWWPLYIVTAYSVWALLFRWHKNSHRRLTVISTVTISALLVTVSAGLPAYMHTRSGYIMSDYLHKLPGQHYFFQSYSASFSYYTGETATRLIPILPSEDVQNIRDARWKEKYAMPSITEEEFLKLKKEEPVYLYVSKGNLSRMEKWSLNNRFTVEKEFIDGTIFKLEK, encoded by the coding sequence ATGAGCACAAAGAAACAAAAGCGGGAAAGGCTTCAAAAAGCACGGGAAGAAACTGCAAAAAGAGAATTTAAATACGCTACCGCACAGACATTAATCGGTATCTTTGCACTGGCCCTCATGTTTTTTGCCTGGGGTTCCCATCTTCTTCCAGTCACCGATCCGGTAGAATCCAACTATGCGCTTACCGCCAAGGAAATGGTATTGTCAGGGAACTGGCTGTCGCCGCAAATCTACGGCCATTTTTGGTTTGATAAACCTGCCATGGTGTACTGGCTCATGTCCATCTCATACAGCCTTTTCGGCTTTACCGATTTTGCCTCACGTCTCCCTGCCGCCTTCTGCGGGGCTGCAACGATCACACTTCTTGTCTGGTATATCCGCCGGATTACGAAAAATAACGTAGTTGCCGTCTGGTCGGGCATCATGCTTGCCACTTCTCTGGAATTTTGGATTATTTCTCACGCCATCATTACTGACAGTATGCTGATGCTTTTCACTGTGCCTACACTTCTTTCCGCCTATATCGGCCTCATGGAAAACAACAGGCGCCACATGGTCATCGCCTACTTTTCTTCGGGTCTGGCATGCCTTTCCAAAGGTCCTGTCGGTCTTGTCCTTCCGGGAATGCTTCTGCTGATTTGGTGTGGCTTGATGCGGAATAAAAAACTATTCCTCCGTCTCTTTCCCTGGCAGGGAATCCTTATCTTCTTCATCACTGCCCTCCCTTGGTACGCCTGCATGTACGCCATACATGGCGATCCATTCATCCGCGAATTTCTCGGTCTTCACAATATTGTCCGCGCCACATCATCCGAACATCCGGGAGATAACCACTTCTACTACTATTTTCTTCTTCTCCCTTTCTCTCTTCTCCCCTGGACAGGACTTTTTTTCTATGAAATAAAAAAACAGTGGAAAGAAAAAACATCATTTTATCTTTTTCTTATGGTATGGTGTTTCGGTACGCTCCTTTTTTATACCCTTATGGCGACAAAGTATGTGACCTACACCTATATCGCTCTCGTACCGGCAGCCGTTCTTGCCGCCCATGCCGCACCGGATGTGACAAGCGGAAAGAAAATCCCGGGACTGCTTGCGATAATTCCGTTCCTCCTTTTGCTTGCCGCGCTGCTCGCAGGTACATTCTTTTTCCCGGATTCCCAATGGTGGCCGCTCTACATTGTAACCGCCTATTCTGTATGGGCCCTCCTCTTTCGTTGGCATAAAAATTCACATAGACGGCTTACCGTCATTTCCACCGTCACCATTTCCGCACTCCTTGTTACCGTCAGCGCGGGACTTCCCGCTTACATGCATACACGGTCAGGATACATTATGTCAGACTACCTGCATAAACTTCCGGGACAGCACTATTTCTTTCAATCCTACTCAGCTTCTTTCTCTTACTACACGGGAGAAACCGCGACACGCCTCATTCCCATTCTTCCGAGTGAAGATGTACAAAATATTCGCGATGCCCGATGGAAAGAAAAATATGCCATGCCCTCCATCACAGAAGAAGAATTCCTCAAATTAAAAAAAGAAGAACCGGTCTACCTTTATGTATCAAAAGGAAACCTGTCCCGTATGGAAAAGTGGTCTTTAAATAACCGGTTTACCGTTGAGAAAGAATTTATTGACGGTACCATTTTCAAATTGGAAAAATAA
- a CDS encoding DedA family protein, with protein MELLISFLSDWGYIALFICMALENMNIPIPSEIILGFAGFLVSQQIFSFWPTIIIGTAAGIAGSLLSYYMGLKGGREFMLRHTAKGGLGAKKLIAAKNWFETYGGIAVFTGRLLPGIRTFISLPAGIAHYPLPQFIAYTIVGTIPWTIFLVYTGEILGENWMLLLEYKIEIALISFLTAGIIAVAFYFWQKSKKHEK; from the coding sequence ATGGAATTACTCATCTCCTTTCTTTCCGATTGGGGTTATATCGCACTTTTTATCTGCATGGCTTTGGAAAACATGAATATCCCCATTCCCAGTGAAATTATCCTCGGGTTTGCCGGATTTCTTGTTTCACAGCAGATCTTTTCTTTTTGGCCCACCATTATCATCGGTACAGCCGCCGGTATCGCAGGCTCTCTTTTATCTTACTACATGGGGCTCAAAGGCGGACGGGAATTCATGCTCCGTCACACAGCTAAAGGCGGTCTTGGTGCGAAGAAACTGATTGCTGCAAAAAACTGGTTTGAAACATATGGGGGTATCGCTGTTTTTACAGGCCGTCTTCTTCCGGGGATCCGCACTTTTATCTCCCTTCCCGCAGGCATCGCACATTATCCTCTCCCCCAGTTTATTGCTTACACGATTGTCGGCACAATCCCGTGGACGATATTCCTTGTATATACAGGAGAAATACTCGGAGAAAACTGGATGCTTCTTCTTGAATACAAAATAGAAATTGCCCTTATTTCTTTCCTTACAGCCGGCATCATCGCCGTTGCTTTTTACTTTTGGCAGAAATCAAAAAAACATGAAAAATAA
- a CDS encoding GtrA family protein, giving the protein MAKEIILADWLMKKLPPAERFHEILRFLIVGGGCFLLEYVLLYMLTEFAGIPYLTSSAIAFLISLLVNYLLCVTVVFHTGKRTKMEMFLFFATSAAGLGINQMTMWFFVEIAGLWYMFAKVIASGIVMIWNYATKRYILKGKV; this is encoded by the coding sequence ATGGCAAAGGAGATTATTTTGGCAGATTGGCTTATGAAGAAACTGCCGCCGGCGGAACGGTTTCATGAAATACTTCGTTTCCTTATCGTCGGCGGCGGATGCTTCCTTTTGGAATATGTGCTTTTGTACATGCTTACTGAGTTTGCGGGGATTCCTTATCTTACCTCTTCAGCGATTGCATTCCTTATTTCTCTGCTGGTGAATTATTTACTTTGTGTGACGGTGGTTTTTCACACGGGAAAACGGACGAAAATGGAAATGTTTCTTTTTTTTGCCACATCTGCGGCAGGCTTGGGAATCAACCAGATGACCATGTGGTTCTTTGTGGAGATCGCAGGTCTTTGGTATATGTTTGCCAAGGTTATTGCCAGTGGTATCGTCATGATATGGAATTATGCAACAAAGCGGTATATCCTGAAAGGGAAAGTATAA